ATCTGTTGGTTAAAAAGGTATTTAAAGTTACAAATTGTTGACCTCCCCCCCATTCTCAAAGAGAAATAACTTGGCCAAATGGCAGTTTCTTCCCTCTGGAATAGTCGCGATAGCCATCGGGAGGCAGGGGTCTATTCATCGCGCTCCATGAATTCTTTGATCTTGCGCTCTTCCCAGTCCTTGCCCAAAAAGGGCATATAGCCAAAGGCACGCAGGCCATGGGCCGTAAGCCCAAGTCCCCACCCCAGTGCCGGGAAGAGCACCCACGGAAAACTGGTGGTTGCATAGTTAAAATACGCCAATACAGAGATTACGATGACGTACACCATTAAATGGGTATAGAACCCCTTGATGCACTCGACCTGTTCTTTGGCCTTTTTGTATTTGTATTCGTTGATTGTTTCCATAACTATTGTTTTATTGATTTTTAAATTCTGAGATCAACCATTGGTTATCATTCTTCCCGTATTGTTCATTCTTGATTGTACACCCCAAATATCAGCAGCAAAGGGCGCATTTAAAAAAAGGGCTGACCGAACTGTTGGTTTTTTGGGATGGAATGTGGATTTAACCGATTTTGGCGCCAAATAACATATGGGCATTTTGTATATATTTTAGATGAATATATATTTTTTATATACAAAATGCCCAATATCCATATTATTTGGAAGTTCTTATTTGTAGGGTGTTCCGCACATTTTTTTTACATTTATCGGTATTAAACAAAACTGCACCTATTTAGGTGATGTGGCACAATACCTTCGGTCGCTCAGGCCGTTTGCCTACGGCAAAACTCCCTCCTGAGCTATTGTGCCACATCGGCCAGGCAGTACGACTGCATATTCGCTATATTTAACATTGAAACCATAATCGGGCCATTCGCTCCTCACTGAAGGCACTGTGCACATCAAGGGGCTATAGCGAATATGCGTCTAATGGCGACCCCTAGCTAATGCAAGCTACGCTTGCAACGCTACTCGCCATAGCCGCCTGGCCGTTGTGGTTAATGCGAAAAACCAACGAAATTGAATGAACAAAACGATATTTGAGATTACCAAAATGGATTGTCCTTCCGAGGAAAACCTAATCCGAATGAAATTGGATGGAATTTCAAATATTGCGAATTTGGACTTTGACATTCCAAACCGAAAACTGACCGTTTTTCACAACGGACAAGTCGACCAAATCGAAAAATCCGTTCTCGAACTGAATTTGGGCGGAAAGAAAATCTCGACCGAACAAACCGACCAGACGGAATTTAAAGAAAATGCAAACCAAAAAAAGCTACTTTGGTCTGTACTTGCCATAAATTTTGCCTTCTTTATAATCGAGATGACAACAGGACTGATTTCAAAATCAATGGGATTGGTTGCCGACAGTTTGGATATGCTTGCGGACAGTTTCGTTTACGGAATTAGTTTGTTTGCGGTTGGCGGAACGTTGATTAGAAAAAAACGAATTGCTAAAATTGCGGGATATTTTCAAATAACACTTGCGATTATTGGGTTTGTGGAAATTTTGAGAAGATTTTTTGGAGCCGAGAAAATTCCAGACTTTTCGACAATGATTATCGTTTCGATTTTTGCACTTATTGCAAACGGAATTTGTCTTTACATCTTGCAAAAGTCAAAAAGCAAAAACGAGGTTCATATGAAAGCGAGTATGATTTTTACTTCGAACGATGTGATTATCAACTTAGGAGTGATAATCGCAGGAATTTTGGTAAATTGGTTGAGTTCAAGTAAACCTGATTTGATTATCGGAACAATTGTTTTTGCGTTGGTAATACAAGGTGCATTTAGGATTTTGAAATTAAGCAAATGAAAAAAGCACTAACCACAACAACGTGTATAGCTCATTGCTGTTCAGTTGCTTAAACCGAAGTTAAGGCATATTTGGAAAGTCGCCAAATTTTTAAATTTGACGATTTGCAAGAGAAAAGATAAATAGTAAAATTTAAAAATTTGGCTTGTGGCTCAACCGAAAAATAATCGATAATCTGCACGCAACGAGCCATACACAACACCGATGTGGCACAATACCTTCGGTCGCTCAGGCCGTTTGCCTACGGCAAAACTCCCTCCTGAGCTATTGTGCCACATCGGCCAGGCAGTACGACTGCATATTCGCTATATTTAACATTGAAACCATAATCGGGCCATTCGCTCCTCACTGAAGGCACTGTGCACATCAAGGGGCTATAGCGAATATGCGTCTAATGGCGACCCCTAGCTAATGCAAGCTACGCTTGCAACGCTACTCGCCATAGCCGCCTGGCCGTTGTAATGCATTTTAAAAAATATGGAATCCGACCCGAACACTTTCAAAATGGATGAGTTTTCGTGGTATCAAGATGCTCTAAAATGGACTGAATCGCATCAGAAAGGTTCTTGACCTTTTCTGTGTAAAATTTATAGTCGTCATTGTTCGATATGGTCAAAAACCCAGCGTCACTATGGAACGAAAAGGCAATGAACGGAAATATGGAATGGAGCTGTCCGATTTTTTTTATCGCATCAATGTACAATTCTTCACATTCCGACTTCATTTCTTCCAGTCTTTCTTCAGAAACTGGACTGTCACTGTAAAACATAATAAAAACGCATTACAACATTGGCTATAATTTATAGCTTCCTGTCTGGTTAAACTTAAATTCATTATTTTCAATCGGCTGGATTTGCACGGTTGGAAAACTGCGTTTTCTGCACCGCAACAAATCATAGCCTTGCCCGTTAGCGCCAATATGAAAAAACTACTACTGATAATATCACTTTTTTACTATTTGACCTCTTTTTCCCAAGAAAATAGAGTTCCTTCTATAGTTGTTTTAAGTCCTCAAGAAACTATTACAGACAAAGGACTTGACTCAATCGCCCAAATGTATAAGCGTGAACAGAAATTGACAGAGGAACATAAGCAAAGAGTAAGAGAAAGCAATGGAGAAAATTTCGAACTGAAATCAGAAAAGGAAATCTTATTTATGGAAAAAATGGATTTAGGTTCTCAAATAACATTCGGACTGAATTTCTATTTCAGCTACAAACTGTTTGAGTATCATGAAAACCATATGGTTTATCCAGCTCATGAGGCGAATAATTCAACAAAATCCGAATTGAAAAAGATTGCGGAAAAACATGATATGAATTGGGTTGTGAATATTCCAAAAGTTGAGTTTTCAAAGAATGATAATGGAATCAGTGGAGAAATTAGATACCAACTGTATAATCTGAAATTTGACGAAATAGTCCTTGATGTGGATAAGCCGGGTAAAGTGACCCACCTTCGCCGGATGAAAGTGACCAGTGTAAACGAACTGCTCAGATTTGATCTATCCGTGGGTTAAACTTAGTTTTTATTTTTCAATTTTCTTCTCATTGATTCTCCTTTTATATCTATTCTGTGTGCCGTGTGCACCAAACGGTCCAGGATGGCATCGGCCAGTGTTTTTTCACCTATAATGTCGTGCCATACTTCGACAGGTAGCTGTGATGCTATTATGGTGGATCTTTTGCCGTGCCTGTCCTCGATGATCTCCATCAGGGAGTGGCGGTTTATGTTGTCCAGGGGCTTCAGCCCAAAATCATCCAATATGAGCAAGTCCTGTCTTTCCAATCGGTTTATCTGTTTCAGGTAGGAACCGTCGGCCTTGGAGGTCTTTAGCAGGGTGAATAGTTTGGCGGTGTTGAAGTACATTGTTCTATACCCCATCGAGCAGGCCTGGTGGCCAATGGCGGAGGCCAGATAACTTTTGCCCACGCCCGTACTGCCCGTGACAAGTATGTTCTCCCTTTTTCGGATAAAGCCGCAGGAGCCGAGCCGCTGTACAAGATTTTTGTCCAGTTGGCGCGATGGACGGTAGTCCAAGGCCTCCATAACGGCCGTGTACCTGAACCTTGCGGACTTGGTCAATCGCTCTATCCTGCGGTTGCGGCGGTCGTCCCATTCGCTCTGGATGAGATAGGCGATGAGCTCGTCATTGGTGTAGGTGGTATCGGCACCTCCGGTTTCCATTGTTGTGGCGAAGGCCCTGTGCATTCCAAAGAACCTCATTTGTTTCATCAGTTCCATTGTTTTTTCGTTCATATGTTCTGTTTTTAAGTGTTGTTTTTATTCATAGTATTTTCCGCCCCTTATGTTCTTGTGCTCGGGCATTTCCAGATCCCCGTCGATACCTTCATCAATTTGGTCCCATCCCTTCTTTAAGATGCGCTCGACCATATTGTAATTGTACGCTCCATATTCCGAGGCACGTTTGCAGGCGTTCTCAAGACGTTCCCTTCCATACTTTTTGGCAAGGTGCAATATGCCAAGACAGGATTTATAGGATTGTTCCGGGTGCTGTTTCTTTTCCAATATGGCGATGATGTACCCTTTGCAGTGTTCGCCGATATTGCCTGCCCAACCAATGAACCTCTCACTGCTCCATTCGCTCACAAAGCGGTGGTGCGATGGCATATGGTCGGCCAGGGTGGTATAGCCATATTTCTTTTTGTTCCTTTTATGTACCGCGAACCTTTCGTGTTTATGGTAAATCTCGACGATGCTGTCGGTATAGACCAGCTTGACCTGTTTGCCGATATGGCGATAGGGAACACTGTAATAGTGCTTGTCCTTCCCAAAATAGATATGGCTGTTCTTGTGCACGGTACCTCGGGCATACCTTTTTATCTCATAGCGTTTTTCGGGCAAGGGCATCAGTTCTTGCCTCTCTATCTCAAGGAACAATGAACAACGGGAGTATTCCCTCCCCCTAAATGACATTCCATTGTGCTTCTCTAACAGCTCCCATATCGCTTTGTTGATATCTGTGATGTTATGGAAGGTCCGGTTCCGTAAAGGGGCGAACACCCTAGTGTAGATTATCTTCACGGCGTTCTCCACTATGGCCTTGTCCCTTGGCCTGTAGGTACGTGTGGGCAGTACGGCTGTTTCGTAATGTTCGGCAAAGTCCGCGAATACCTTGTTCAAACTAGGTTCGTAACGACTGCTCTTTGTCACGGCCGATTTGAGGTTATCGGGCACCAAGGCCTTTGGCACGCCGCCATAGAACCATAGGGCGTTCTCGGTACAACGTATAAAATCTTCCAGTTTTTGGCTTGCGCAGGCCTCCACATAGGTATACTGGCTGCTGCCCAGTATGCACACGAACACTTCCAGTTCCTGAAGTTCGCCGGTGTCCCTGTCGACGATATGGAGTTTCTTTCCCGTGAAGTCGATAAAGAGCTTGTCGCCGGCCTTATGCTCCATGTGCATCACGGGCGAGGTCTCCTTGCGCCATTCGGCGTACCAATACTTGAACTGTGAGAGCCTGAACCCATCGGGGTGCTTCGCATAATATTCCTCCCACAGCAATCGTCGCGTAACGCCCGTCTTGCGGAGTTCCTTGTCAAAGTGGGGAAAGTACTGCCTTAGGGTCAGCAGGCGTTGGCTCTTCGGCCTTTGCCCGTCCTTAAAAAGATTGTGGAGTTCCTCCAGGGTCATCTTCTCCACTTCGTACCCCGTGAAACGGTACCGCTTGAAGAATTCGATGTACTTTCTAATGGTAACGCGGGATATGCCCAATTGCTGGCTTATCCGTCGCTTGCTTACACCAGAGGTGTAGAGCTTATAAATCAGTTTTATTTTTCGCATATCTATCTGCTTGTTCGCCATGGTGCTTTTTTAGCAAAAAAAGCACTTCGCCATTTAGAGATAGATCTAATCTAAAGGTGGTACACTTTGGCCCGGCGCGGGGGGGTCAGTTTCGTCCGGCCAGCTATGGTCACTTTAACCCGGCGAGGGTGGTATACTATGTCCGGCGTTTCCACCTACGGCACACTCCCGCCCTTTTGCAAGGCTGCCCCATCGAAAGGGCTACGCCAAATTGCAAAAACCGTAGGATGAGGGACCTAGCCGCCAAAATCGCCGCAACGGCAGAAAAAAACGCTGACACATCACCGGCCAAACGCAATTTGGCACGGCCACAATTGTCTTTTCGCTTTTTACGTACCTTCGGTACGACAAACAAAAATCCAGGGCCGCACTGCGCGTAGCCCTTTCGTTACATGCAAGCTAAACAAACCAAAATGCTAATTATAGTCTGTGGTGTGAACTGAATACTAAAGTTAGCTTTGTGCAGACTTTAGTTAGCAATGGAATCTAAACACGAAATACTAAATTTATTCGGAGAAAACGTTAGAAAATTCAGACGCTTACTCAATCTTTCACAAGAAGAATTAGCACATAAAGCTGATTTGCACAGAACCTATATTGGTATGATTGAACGAGCGGAAAAAAATATAACTCTCGTTAACATTGAGAAAATTGCTAATGCTTTAGAAGTCGAAATAAAAGACTTATTAAAACATAGCGATAATGGAAATAACGATTGAAGAATTTTCTGAACTACTTGATAACAAGTACATAATTGTAGAAGCATTTAGAGAACATTCTAAAGCCTCTGAAAAATACATTGACGTAACTTTCGTCCAAAAAGACGGTTATACTTGGAAAGGTTCAATTCCTTATTTCTACAGACGAACAGGACTTTTTATTGAAACGGCAAATGATTTAGTTGATTATCTCAACGAGATTTATCCTCATTTTACCAAGAATGAAATTGAAAAATTTCAAGCTACAGAAAAAAAGCGGTGGAATGATGAAATGTCAGGTAAAAAGACGACAAA
This portion of the Flagellimonas lutaonensis genome encodes:
- a CDS encoding 2TM domain-containing protein, which translates into the protein METINEYKYKKAKEQVECIKGFYTHLMVYVIVISVLAYFNYATTSFPWVLFPALGWGLGLTAHGLRAFGYMPFLGKDWEERKIKEFMERDE
- a CDS encoding cation transporter; protein product: MNKTIFEITKMDCPSEENLIRMKLDGISNIANLDFDIPNRKLTVFHNGQVDQIEKSVLELNLGGKKISTEQTDQTEFKENANQKKLLWSVLAINFAFFIIEMTTGLISKSMGLVADSLDMLADSFVYGISLFAVGGTLIRKKRIAKIAGYFQITLAIIGFVEILRRFFGAEKIPDFSTMIIVSIFALIANGICLYILQKSKSKNEVHMKASMIFTSNDVIINLGVIIAGILVNWLSSSKPDLIIGTIVFALVIQGAFRILKLSK
- the istB gene encoding IS21-like element helper ATPase IstB, which encodes MNEKTMELMKQMRFFGMHRAFATTMETGGADTTYTNDELIAYLIQSEWDDRRNRRIERLTKSARFRYTAVMEALDYRPSRQLDKNLVQRLGSCGFIRKRENILVTGSTGVGKSYLASAIGHQACSMGYRTMYFNTAKLFTLLKTSKADGSYLKQINRLERQDLLILDDFGLKPLDNINRHSLMEIIEDRHGKRSTIIASQLPVEVWHDIIGEKTLADAILDRLVHTAHRIDIKGESMRRKLKNKN
- the istA gene encoding IS21 family transposase codes for the protein MANKQIDMRKIKLIYKLYTSGVSKRRISQQLGISRVTIRKYIEFFKRYRFTGYEVEKMTLEELHNLFKDGQRPKSQRLLTLRQYFPHFDKELRKTGVTRRLLWEEYYAKHPDGFRLSQFKYWYAEWRKETSPVMHMEHKAGDKLFIDFTGKKLHIVDRDTGELQELEVFVCILGSSQYTYVEACASQKLEDFIRCTENALWFYGGVPKALVPDNLKSAVTKSSRYEPSLNKVFADFAEHYETAVLPTRTYRPRDKAIVENAVKIIYTRVFAPLRNRTFHNITDINKAIWELLEKHNGMSFRGREYSRCSLFLEIERQELMPLPEKRYEIKRYARGTVHKNSHIYFGKDKHYYSVPYRHIGKQVKLVYTDSIVEIYHKHERFAVHKRNKKKYGYTTLADHMPSHHRFVSEWSSERFIGWAGNIGEHCKGYIIAILEKKQHPEQSYKSCLGILHLAKKYGRERLENACKRASEYGAYNYNMVERILKKGWDQIDEGIDGDLEMPEHKNIRGGKYYE
- a CDS encoding helix-turn-helix domain-containing protein, which translates into the protein MESKHEILNLFGENVRKFRRLLNLSQEELAHKADLHRTYIGMIERAEKNITLVNIEKIANALEVEIKDLLKHSDNGNND